The following proteins are co-located in the Limisphaerales bacterium genome:
- a CDS encoding sodium:solute symporter family protein — MNYADYLVLFLYFAGMAGIGFWAMRQVKGQEDYFMGGRKFGKLMQTFAAFGAGTGSADPVNTARGTFANGMSGMWGVMYWLFVTPIYWISAVWYRRMRCLTLGDWFTERYESKSMGVAYAIFGCFYYMVYGAMLFTAIGKVAVPLMGPELFGIQTEYVLVPLVAIIVTLYGVLGGLTAAYWTDLIQGICIILLSILLIPFGLNAVVKKFGAAGDTWTDGFRVMHEQLPASTFEIVGGGAASEFPLYAIVTIVIMNMIGIVLTPHFIVTGGGSAKSEHDARVGLVTGNFIKRFCTIGWVITALIVLTLYGGGELINDADMAWGVATKELLGPLGIGLVGLMLACLLAALMSSVDCYMLVCSALVVRNIYVPYFNPKAEDRECLRLGRITGGIVVLGAVLISVTMLDMFKQLELTWIVPMTFAALFWLGMYWRRATTRAGWITIVFCLLTFFILPRVIPAVAPNLRTNPAFTQVNQPAEENAAGGKSIYWTGGVKEVEGTARGEGSFRFDMMIYDKALGYDLTKVRNATLKTLEFPFKIIAPFLVMIIASLLTRPNSKEALDRLYVRMKTPVRPDPDEDEVEMEKSYAEPSRYDDRKLFPKTQLEIQRPTPMDFWGFIACFAICFAIIGIVLWVAQIGA, encoded by the coding sequence ATGAATTACGCGGATTATCTGGTTCTGTTTCTTTACTTTGCCGGAATGGCCGGCATCGGTTTCTGGGCGATGCGGCAGGTGAAAGGGCAGGAGGATTATTTCATGGGCGGCCGCAAATTCGGCAAGCTGATGCAAACCTTTGCCGCCTTTGGCGCGGGCACCGGCTCCGCGGATCCCGTCAACACCGCCCGAGGCACCTTCGCCAATGGGATGAGCGGCATGTGGGGCGTGATGTACTGGCTCTTCGTCACGCCCATCTACTGGATCAGCGCCGTGTGGTATCGCCGCATGCGCTGCCTCACCCTCGGCGATTGGTTCACCGAACGCTACGAATCCAAATCAATGGGCGTGGCCTACGCGATCTTCGGCTGCTTTTATTATATGGTCTACGGCGCGATGCTCTTCACCGCCATCGGCAAAGTCGCCGTGCCGCTGATGGGGCCGGAGCTGTTTGGGATACAAACGGAATACGTGCTTGTGCCGTTGGTCGCCATCATCGTCACCTTGTATGGCGTGCTGGGCGGGCTCACCGCCGCGTACTGGACCGATCTCATCCAAGGCATCTGCATCATCCTGCTTTCAATATTACTCATCCCCTTTGGCCTGAACGCCGTGGTCAAAAAATTCGGTGCAGCGGGCGACACGTGGACCGATGGCTTCCGCGTGATGCACGAGCAATTGCCCGCGTCCACTTTTGAAATTGTGGGCGGCGGCGCGGCCAGTGAATTTCCGTTGTACGCCATTGTCACCATTGTGATTATGAATATGATCGGCATCGTACTCACGCCGCATTTCATCGTCACCGGCGGCGGCTCGGCCAAAAGCGAGCACGACGCCCGCGTAGGGCTCGTCACCGGCAACTTCATCAAACGCTTCTGCACCATTGGCTGGGTCATCACCGCGTTGATTGTGCTCACACTTTACGGCGGCGGCGAACTCATCAATGACGCCGATATGGCGTGGGGCGTGGCCACCAAGGAATTGCTCGGCCCGCTGGGCATCGGCTTGGTCGGCCTGATGCTCGCGTGTTTGTTGGCGGCGCTGATGAGTAGTGTGGATTGTTATATGCTCGTGTGCTCGGCGTTGGTGGTGCGCAATATTTACGTGCCGTATTTCAACCCCAAAGCGGAAGATCGGGAATGCCTTCGCCTCGGTCGCATCACCGGCGGCATCGTGGTGCTGGGCGCGGTGCTGATTTCCGTCACGATGCTCGATATGTTCAAGCAATTGGAACTCACGTGGATTGTGCCGATGACCTTCGCCGCATTGTTTTGGCTGGGGATGTACTGGCGCCGCGCCACCACGAGGGCCGGATGGATTACGATTGTCTTTTGCCTGCTCACATTTTTTATTCTGCCGCGTGTGATTCCCGCCGTGGCACCAAACTTGCGGACTAATCCGGCTTTCACGCAGGTGAATCAGCCCGCAGAAGAAAACGCTGCGGGCGGTAAATCCATTTATTGGACCGGTGGTGTGAAGGAAGTGGAGGGCACCGCACGCGGCGAAGGTTCGTTCCGTTTTGATATGATGATTTACGACAAGGCGTTGGGGTATGACCTGACAAAGGTTCGCAATGCGACGCTGAAGACGCTGGAGTTTCCGTTCAAAATTATTGCGCCGTTTTTGGTGATGATCATCGCGAGCTTGCTCACGCGGCCCAATTCCAAGGAGGCGCTGGATCGTTTGTATGTGCGAATGAAAACGCCGGTTCGGCCTGATCCTGATGAGGATGAAGTCGAGATGGAAAAAAGCTACGCGGAGCCGAGTCGTTACGATGACCGAAAACTGTTCCCCAAAACCCAACTGGAAATCCAACGCCCCACGCCGATGGATTTCTGGGGGTTCATCGCCTGCTTCGCGATATGTTTCGCGATTATCGGCATCGTGCTGTGGGTGGCGCAGATTGGGGCGTAA
- a CDS encoding elongation factor G: protein MKTYPSEDIRNFAIVGHASSGKTMLAESIEAAAGAINRLGSIEAGTTMSDYHDAEKERKISINATPLCVEFGGKKLNFIDTPGYLDFMAEALGPLRVCDAALVVINAANGVEVGTTKVWDWSRELGVPHLVAVNGLDKELVEFDAALASLRENFGNKVMPLTVPMNVGPGFNQVIDVLNKKLLTYKTDGSGTFTEEDSVEAEDLHTELIELIAESDDSLLEKFFEEGNLTEEELRSGLHKALQAEGLIPVFATSATTNVGVTCLMDFIARYGSSPADHPVSKGIQSDQSETEINLTDKDPVLFIYKTMNEGHVGSQSFFKLHAGTLTHGADLKNTTHKASERINQIHILNGKDRVSADELAPGDLGALVKLKHTHTCDTLVGGKLDAALPPIDFPGANIHFALRSKGKGDEDKIAAGLAALHEEDPTFIYRVDGDLHQTVISGQGELHLTVVCKRLEERYHVQIELTEPRVPLREAITIPAESKYRHKKQSGGAGQFAEVWMRIEPRERDSGVEFIESLVGQNVSRSFVPSVRKGVEQACRDGIIAGYGVVDVKIDFYDGKEHPVDSKDVAFQTAGKHAFREAFKSAKPCLLEPIMHVEIMVPEEFMGAVMGDLNSRRGKIQGMDADGAFQVVKAHVPQMDLYKYSTNLRSLTEGRGLHTEALSHYENMPREMEQKVIASNQSNGEE from the coding sequence ATGAAAACTTATCCCTCAGAAGATATTCGAAATTTCGCCATTGTGGGCCACGCCTCATCGGGTAAGACAATGCTCGCCGAAAGCATCGAGGCCGCCGCGGGCGCCATCAACCGGCTGGGCAGCATCGAGGCTGGCACGACGATGAGCGATTATCACGATGCGGAAAAGGAACGGAAAATTTCCATCAACGCCACGCCGTTGTGTGTGGAGTTTGGCGGCAAAAAGCTGAATTTCATCGACACGCCCGGCTACCTCGATTTTATGGCCGAGGCCCTCGGACCGCTACGCGTGTGCGATGCGGCACTGGTGGTCATCAACGCCGCCAATGGCGTGGAGGTCGGCACCACCAAAGTTTGGGACTGGTCGCGTGAACTCGGCGTTCCACACCTGGTGGCAGTTAACGGACTAGATAAAGAACTCGTGGAATTCGATGCTGCGCTGGCCAGCTTGCGCGAAAACTTTGGCAACAAAGTGATGCCCCTCACGGTGCCAATGAACGTCGGCCCCGGCTTCAATCAAGTGATCGATGTGCTGAACAAAAAGCTTCTGACTTACAAGACCGACGGCAGCGGCACATTCACCGAAGAAGATTCCGTCGAAGCGGAAGATTTGCACACGGAACTCATCGAGCTCATCGCTGAATCGGACGACTCATTGCTGGAGAAATTTTTCGAGGAAGGCAATCTCACCGAGGAAGAGCTCCGCAGCGGATTGCACAAGGCGCTGCAGGCGGAAGGGCTCATCCCCGTGTTCGCCACCTCGGCCACGACCAATGTGGGGGTGACTTGCCTGATGGATTTCATCGCGCGTTATGGCTCCTCGCCCGCCGATCATCCGGTGAGCAAAGGCATCCAGTCCGATCAATCCGAAACGGAAATCAACCTCACCGACAAGGATCCGGTGCTGTTCATTTACAAAACGATGAACGAAGGCCACGTGGGATCGCAATCGTTTTTCAAACTACACGCGGGCACGCTCACACACGGGGCGGATTTGAAGAACACCACGCACAAAGCTTCCGAGCGCATCAACCAAATTCACATCCTCAACGGCAAGGACCGCGTATCGGCGGATGAACTCGCACCGGGCGACCTCGGCGCATTGGTGAAGCTCAAGCACACGCACACGTGCGATACCCTCGTGGGCGGTAAACTGGATGCCGCGCTGCCGCCGATTGATTTCCCGGGAGCAAATATCCACTTCGCCCTGCGCTCCAAGGGCAAGGGCGATGAGGACAAAATTGCCGCCGGCCTTGCCGCGTTGCACGAGGAGGATCCCACTTTCATTTATCGCGTGGATGGTGACCTGCACCAAACGGTCATTTCCGGCCAGGGCGAGCTGCACCTCACCGTGGTTTGCAAACGCTTGGAGGAACGCTACCACGTTCAAATTGAATTGACCGAACCGCGCGTGCCATTGCGCGAAGCCATTACCATTCCGGCTGAAAGCAAGTATCGGCACAAAAAACAATCCGGCGGTGCCGGCCAATTTGCCGAAGTGTGGATGCGCATCGAACCGCGCGAACGCGATTCGGGCGTAGAATTTATCGAATCACTCGTGGGGCAAAACGTCAGCCGCAGCTTTGTGCCATCCGTGCGCAAAGGCGTGGAGCAAGCCTGCCGCGATGGCATCATTGCCGGTTACGGCGTGGTGGATGTGAAGATCGATTTCTACGACGGCAAAGAACACCCCGTGGACTCCAAAGATGTCGCATTCCAAACCGCTGGCAAACACGCCTTTCGCGAAGCTTTCAAATCCGCTAAGCCCTGTTTGCTCGAGCCCATCATGCACGTAGAAATTATGGTGCCCGAAGAATTTATGGGCGCGGTAATGGGCGACCTCAACAGCCGACGCGGCAAAATCCAAGGGATGGACGCCGACGGCGCGTTCCAAGTGGTCAAGGCGCACGTACCGCAAATGGATCTCTATAAATACTCGACCAACCTGCGTTCACTCACCGAAGGCCGCGGCCTGCACACCGAGGCGCTGAGCCATTACGAAAACATGCCGCGCGAGATGGAACAAAAAGTCATCGCCAGCAACCAAAGCAACGGCGAGGAATAG
- a CDS encoding divalent metal cation transporter, which yields MSDQNDSLAKEKELLTSVENATTSEKIKTYTKLSGPGWLQGAITLGGGSLAGSLYLGVIGGTQLLWLQPLMMILGVLMLSVIGYVTLSTGKSPFQAINQHINPVLGWGWLIAAMLANLVWAMPQFSLGTAALQQNLGILVDDPETNSQSGKYLCAAILFIIATVIVWMYDTKAAKVFDVVLKLMVGAIVLSFFGVVVVMAGQLEWGAIARGFIPDFSLLLQPADKFNEFIAASSAPDYWKSTILEIQRSKMVTAAATAVGINMTFLLPYSMLRKGWGKEHRGLASFDLGMGLFIPFFLATTFVVIASATQFHGKYDEGLLDHSKPAPTEKTLKAYEKNLAGIQGHLGALESPNHQDRQLAAMLVERDANQFALSLKKLEGLGSEKTGAAEKTTDKKTTSQVIFGIGVLGMAISTIIILMLINGFCLTEAMGAKMGGVVHRTGALLPGITGALGFLFLWGNADAKFLLTQPTSIFGMVLLPIAYFTFFCMINSKELMGDALPKGGKRVALNLAMGLALVAASIGAAWSIWSKAQWIGVGVVGAFILLVWFGHGYRKLNQKLDRIESKLGDQ from the coding sequence ATGAGCGATCAAAACGATTCACTGGCCAAGGAGAAGGAATTGCTAACCAGCGTCGAGAACGCTACCACCTCCGAAAAAATCAAGACCTACACCAAGCTCTCCGGCCCCGGTTGGTTGCAGGGCGCCATCACGCTGGGTGGCGGTTCGCTGGCGGGCAGCCTCTACCTCGGCGTCATCGGCGGCACGCAACTGCTTTGGCTCCAACCGCTGATGATGATCCTCGGCGTGTTGATGCTTTCGGTCATCGGCTACGTCACCCTCTCCACCGGCAAAAGCCCGTTTCAAGCCATCAACCAACACATCAATCCCGTGCTCGGCTGGGGCTGGCTGATCGCCGCCATGCTCGCCAACCTCGTCTGGGCGATGCCGCAATTTTCCCTCGGCACGGCTGCGCTCCAGCAAAACCTTGGCATCCTCGTTGATGACCCGGAAACCAACAGCCAATCGGGGAAGTACCTTTGCGCAGCGATCCTGTTTATCATCGCGACGGTCATTGTTTGGATGTATGACACCAAGGCGGCCAAGGTGTTTGACGTGGTATTGAAACTTATGGTGGGAGCCATCGTGCTGAGCTTCTTCGGAGTGGTGGTGGTGATGGCGGGTCAACTCGAATGGGGTGCCATCGCCAGGGGCTTTATCCCGGACTTCAGCCTGCTCCTTCAACCGGCGGATAAATTCAATGAATTCATCGCCGCTTCCAGTGCCCCGGATTACTGGAAATCTACTATTCTCGAAATTCAACGCTCCAAAATGGTGACCGCGGCCGCCACTGCCGTGGGCATCAATATGACCTTTCTGCTCCCCTATTCGATGTTGCGCAAGGGCTGGGGCAAGGAACACAGGGGGTTGGCCAGCTTTGATTTGGGTATGGGATTGTTCATTCCCTTTTTCCTCGCCACCACCTTTGTGGTGATTGCGTCCGCCACTCAATTTCATGGAAAATATGATGAAGGCTTGCTGGATCATTCCAAACCCGCGCCAACAGAAAAAACCCTGAAGGCCTATGAGAAAAATCTAGCAGGTATTCAAGGCCACCTCGGCGCGCTTGAATCTCCTAACCATCAGGACCGCCAACTCGCCGCAATGCTAGTTGAACGGGATGCGAATCAGTTTGCCCTTTCATTGAAAAAACTCGAGGGCCTCGGCAGCGAAAAGACCGGGGCGGCGGAAAAGACAACCGACAAGAAAACAACCTCCCAAGTCATCTTCGGCATTGGCGTACTGGGTATGGCGATTTCCACCATCATCATCCTGATGCTGATCAACGGCTTTTGTCTCACCGAGGCGATGGGCGCAAAAATGGGCGGCGTGGTGCACCGCACCGGCGCGCTGCTGCCGGGAATCACAGGCGCACTGGGCTTCCTCTTTTTATGGGGCAACGCGGATGCCAAATTTTTACTGACGCAACCCACTAGCATCTTTGGCATGGTGCTGCTTCCAATTGCGTACTTTACCTTCTTCTGCATGATCAACAGCAAAGAACTGATGGGGGACGCGCTGCCCAAAGGTGGCAAGCGCGTGGCCCTCAATCTCGCGATGGGGCTGGCGCTCGTAGCGGCCTCCATTGGCGCGGCGTGGTCCATCTGGAGCAAAGCGCAATGGATCGGCGTGGGCGTGGTGGGGGCCTTCATTCTGCTGGTGTGGTTCGGCCACGGCTACCGGAAGCTGAACCAAAAGCTCGACCGGATTGAGTCCAAATTGGGCGACCAATAA
- a CDS encoding PQQ-like beta-propeller repeat protein: MKPALASLLLLCATALADDWPRFLGPTGNNVSKEKDILDAFPKNGPPQIFSRRIGTGYSAPSIRDGNVVVFHRASKLYKVEETDTPATVIKYINGELAALKAKERLTEAGLKAAIQTTRRRGFIEWPASIAKHLDVEAIDCLDAKTGKLIWRHAYSTTYEDPYGYNNGPRCAPLLTKDRCYTFGAQGVLLCLDLKTGKPIWQRDTHKDFKVNPNFFGVGSTPVLEGNLLLTMVGGQPESGMVAFNAQTGKTVWQSIGKTTWHKTPKLGWPGEPLMDWNGAEKLASYTSPIIATVHGKRVAFCLMRQGLVALDPKTGKVHFKRWFRARSNESVNASNPVVMGDHVFCSSAYYGEGSFVLKIKPDLSGFTEVWSTLARRVKNRRHEEVLGLHWMTPIVHQGNLYAFSGRNEPDARFRCVSFATGKLLWDQDESWNKFGPPTKKYGRGSFIQADDKLIVLGETGKLGLFALNAKKPTELAAYQVPQLRPPCWAAPAMANRRVYLRSETHLVCYDFAKNR, encoded by the coding sequence ATGAAACCCGCCCTCGCAAGCCTACTGTTGCTGTGCGCCACCGCGCTTGCCGATGACTGGCCGCGTTTTCTCGGACCCACGGGCAACAATGTTTCCAAGGAAAAAGACATTCTCGATGCGTTTCCCAAAAACGGACCGCCTCAAATTTTTTCCCGCCGCATTGGTACCGGCTATTCTGCGCCCTCCATTCGCGATGGCAACGTGGTGGTGTTCCACCGCGCCAGTAAATTATATAAAGTCGAGGAAACCGACACGCCGGCGACGGTCATCAAATACATCAACGGCGAACTCGCCGCGCTGAAAGCAAAGGAACGCCTCACCGAGGCCGGCCTCAAAGCGGCGATCCAAACCACACGGCGACGTGGCTTCATCGAATGGCCCGCCTCCATCGCCAAACATCTCGATGTGGAAGCCATCGATTGTCTCGACGCCAAAACCGGCAAGCTCATTTGGCGTCACGCGTATTCCACGACCTACGAAGATCCCTACGGCTACAACAATGGCCCCCGCTGCGCTCCGTTGCTCACCAAAGATCGCTGCTACACCTTCGGCGCGCAGGGCGTCTTGCTGTGCCTCGACCTCAAGACGGGTAAACCAATTTGGCAGCGTGACACCCACAAAGATTTCAAGGTGAACCCCAATTTTTTTGGCGTCGGCAGCACGCCGGTGCTCGAAGGCAATCTCCTGCTCACCATGGTGGGCGGCCAGCCCGAAAGCGGGATGGTCGCCTTCAACGCCCAAACCGGCAAAACCGTTTGGCAAAGCATCGGCAAAACCACGTGGCACAAAACCCCCAAACTCGGCTGGCCCGGCGAGCCGTTGATGGATTGGAATGGCGCGGAAAAACTCGCCAGCTACACCTCACCCATCATCGCCACCGTGCACGGCAAGCGCGTCGCCTTCTGCCTAATGCGGCAGGGCCTCGTGGCGCTCGATCCCAAAACGGGCAAGGTGCATTTCAAGCGATGGTTCCGCGCGCGCTCCAACGAATCGGTCAACGCCTCCAACCCCGTCGTCATGGGCGACCACGTTTTTTGTTCCTCGGCCTATTACGGCGAAGGCTCCTTCGTGCTAAAAATAAAACCCGACCTCAGTGGGTTTACGGAAGTTTGGAGCACTCTTGCGCGTCGCGTAAAAAATCGTCGCCACGAAGAAGTGCTCGGCCTCCACTGGATGACGCCCATCGTTCACCAAGGCAACCTCTACGCCTTCAGCGGCCGTAACGAGCCGGACGCCCGTTTCCGTTGCGTCAGCTTTGCCACCGGAAAACTGCTTTGGGATCAGGATGAATCGTGGAATAAATTCGGCCCGCCCACCAAAAAATACGGCCGAGGCTCCTTCATCCAAGCCGACGACAAACTCATCGTGCTCGGCGAAACCGGCAAGCTCGGCCTCTTCGCCCTCAACGCAAAAAAGCCAACTGAACTGGCCGCGTATCAAGTCCCCCAACTCCGCCCTCCCTGCTGGGCTGCACCCGCAATGGCCAACCGGCGCGTGTACCTCCGCAGCGAAACACATTTGGTCTGTTATGATTTTGCAAAGAACAGGTAG
- a CDS encoding SMP-30/gluconolactonase/LRE family protein — MNRKFTFALRSALSIGLLTATACNTPDSSPDAATKNEAVLSETLHPSIGTIERLDPALDKLIARDAKIEQLADAFDWVEGPVWVRTKQGQEFLLFSDIPLNKIYKWNEQSGLEEYLHPSGYTGLVQRVGELGSNGLMLDPAGRLVLCQHGDRRIARLTNSLNNPNPEYETLADTYEGKRFNSPNDGCFNQAGDLYFTDPPYGLPKALKDPAKELAFQGVFRLDKSGKVTLLTDTIQFPNGIAFSPDESILYIAESGPQTRIHAFDVKNDGTVENRRIFFDPAGLRAAGARGSCDGLKLDQHGNLFATGPGGVLIISPTGKHLGTLATGTRIANVAWGNDGSILYLTANSYLCRIRTKTKGVGF; from the coding sequence ATGAACCGCAAATTCACATTCGCCCTCCGCAGTGCCCTATCCATTGGCCTATTAACTGCCACCGCTTGCAACACACCCGATTCCTCCCCCGATGCCGCCACCAAAAACGAAGCCGTATTGTCCGAAACCCTCCACCCAAGCATCGGCACCATTGAGCGGCTGGATCCCGCATTGGACAAACTTATTGCCCGCGATGCGAAAATCGAACAGCTCGCCGACGCCTTCGATTGGGTGGAAGGCCCCGTTTGGGTCCGCACCAAACAAGGGCAAGAGTTCCTTTTATTCTCTGACATCCCGCTCAATAAAATTTACAAATGGAATGAGCAAAGTGGTCTTGAAGAATATTTGCATCCCAGCGGCTACACCGGCCTCGTGCAGCGCGTGGGCGAGCTGGGCTCCAACGGATTGATGCTCGATCCCGCCGGACGCTTGGTGCTTTGCCAACACGGCGACCGCCGCATTGCGCGTCTCACCAATTCGCTCAACAATCCCAACCCCGAATACGAAACGCTGGCCGACACGTACGAAGGCAAGCGCTTCAACAGCCCCAACGACGGCTGCTTCAACCAAGCCGGCGATTTGTATTTTACCGACCCGCCCTACGGTCTGCCGAAAGCCCTGAAAGACCCCGCCAAGGAACTGGCCTTTCAGGGCGTCTTCCGGTTGGACAAATCCGGCAAAGTGACGCTGCTCACCGACACAATTCAATTCCCCAACGGCATCGCATTTTCGCCCGATGAATCAATTTTATACATCGCCGAAAGCGGCCCTCAAACCCGCATCCACGCCTTCGATGTGAAGAACGATGGCACCGTGGAAAATCGCCGCATCTTTTTTGATCCCGCCGGACTGCGCGCCGCCGGTGCCCGCGGCAGCTGCGATGGCCTCAAGCTCGATCAACACGGCAACCTCTTTGCCACCGGCCCCGGCGGCGTCTTAATTATTTCCCCCACCGGCAAACACCTCGGCACCCTCGCCACCGGCACCCGCATCGCCAATGTCGCCTGGGGCAACGATGGCAGCATACTCTATCTCACTGCCAACAGTTACCTCTGCCGCATCCGCACCAAAACCAAAGGCGTAGGATTTTAA
- a CDS encoding PQQ-binding-like beta-propeller repeat protein yields the protein MKHAFLISFLITGILSAEDWPQFLGPRRDGTYQGKALPKWPAEGPKQLWKNNIGAGFAGPAVANGKLFLFHRQNNQEILECMNADTGAVLWKSASPANYDDDFGFDDGPRAVPTVHNGNVFTLGANGLLRSSQTATGRLNWIIDCRKTFGAGKGFFGIACSPLVHDKNVLLNVGGQAGIVAIDAATGKLRWQATKDEASYASPIIATINDIPQALFFTRAGLASIHPARGTVNFTHPWRPAINASVNACTPIAAGNLIFLSTSYGKGATVLAVNDKKIETVWNNDTSLSCHYSSVVHHEGYLYGFHGRQERGGELRCVDLKTGKVQWSLAGLRAGSVMIAGDELLIFTERGELLRGAATPKFFLATARVQLMGATVRAYPALANGKLYLRNGRQLACFQIGTQFNE from the coding sequence ATGAAACACGCCTTCCTCATTTCATTCCTGATCACCGGAATTCTTTCCGCCGAAGATTGGCCACAATTCCTTGGGCCGCGACGCGACGGCACCTATCAAGGCAAAGCCCTTCCCAAATGGCCCGCCGAAGGGCCAAAGCAACTTTGGAAAAATAACATCGGCGCGGGATTCGCCGGTCCCGCCGTGGCCAACGGCAAACTCTTTCTTTTCCACCGCCAAAACAATCAGGAAATCCTGGAGTGTATGAACGCCGACACCGGCGCGGTGTTGTGGAAATCCGCCTCGCCCGCGAATTACGATGACGATTTCGGCTTCGACGACGGGCCGCGCGCCGTGCCCACCGTGCACAATGGCAACGTATTTACCCTCGGCGCAAACGGTTTGCTCCGGAGCAGCCAAACCGCCACCGGACGCCTCAATTGGATCATCGATTGCCGCAAAACATTCGGCGCCGGCAAAGGCTTTTTCGGCATCGCCTGTTCGCCGCTGGTACACGACAAAAATGTGCTGCTCAACGTCGGCGGCCAAGCTGGCATCGTGGCCATCGATGCCGCCACCGGCAAACTCCGCTGGCAAGCCACCAAGGACGAAGCCAGCTACGCCTCGCCAATCATTGCCACCATCAATGACATCCCGCAGGCCCTGTTTTTCACCCGCGCCGGATTGGCCTCCATCCATCCCGCCAGAGGCACCGTTAATTTTACCCACCCGTGGCGGCCTGCCATTAACGCCAGCGTCAACGCCTGCACCCCTATTGCGGCAGGCAATCTTATTTTCCTTTCCACCAGCTACGGCAAAGGCGCAACTGTGCTCGCGGTGAACGATAAAAAAATCGAAACGGTGTGGAACAACGACACCAGCCTTTCCTGCCATTACTCCAGCGTGGTCCATCACGAGGGATATTTATACGGCTTCCATGGACGCCAAGAGCGTGGCGGCGAACTGCGCTGCGTTGACCTGAAAACCGGCAAAGTCCAATGGAGCCTCGCCGGTTTGCGCGCGGGCTCGGTGATGATCGCCGGCGATGAACTGCTCATCTTCACCGAGCGCGGTGAACTCCTACGCGGCGCCGCCACGCCGAAATTCTTTCTCGCTACCGCCCGCGTGCAGCTCATGGGCGCAACCGTCCGCGCCTACCCCGCCCTCGCCAATGGCAAACTCTACCTGCGTAACGGCCGGCAACTCGCCTGTTTTCAAATCGGCACTCAATTCAACGAATAG
- a CDS encoding zinc-ribbon domain-containing protein, with amino-acid sequence MPPDYCENCGAAIPPRAAACPECGADEFTGWADTEAENPDEDFDYDDFVAREFGEEKPEVIPHGLHWFWWLVGISLIAALVLMWT; translated from the coding sequence ATGCCGCCGGATTACTGCGAAAACTGCGGCGCGGCCATCCCGCCCCGCGCCGCCGCCTGTCCCGAATGCGGGGCTGACGAATTCACCGGCTGGGCCGACACCGAAGCCGAAAACCCCGATGAAGATTTCGATTACGACGATTTCGTCGCAAGAGAATTTGGCGAAGAGAAACCCGAAGTCATCCCCCACGGTCTCCATTGGTTTTGGTGGCTCGTCGGCATCAGCCTCATCGCCGCGCTGGTTTTGATGTGGACTTGA
- a CDS encoding GNAT family N-acetyltransferase, whose amino-acid sequence MSFELALKEVAPSFTSDDGVELKIRAIESTDSKTLLGFFKNLPAPELMFFKHRVTDPEVTEGWCSNITLESNLPLLALDEGKVVAVATLHQNKGGWKRHIGRISCSVLPKYRQKGIAGKLVQELVDIARMAGLQKVEAEFIDKQEGGQKMFALLGFTHLVKLEEYVQDMQAINHDYVLMGMDLKTDEEYAGMG is encoded by the coding sequence ATGTCTTTTGAATTGGCACTAAAAGAGGTAGCCCCCTCATTTACCAGTGACGATGGAGTGGAACTGAAAATCCGCGCCATCGAATCCACTGACTCCAAAACCCTGCTCGGTTTCTTTAAAAATTTGCCCGCGCCCGAGTTAATGTTTTTCAAACACCGCGTCACCGACCCCGAAGTCACTGAAGGCTGGTGCAGTAACATCACCCTCGAATCGAACCTCCCCCTGCTCGCCCTCGACGAAGGAAAAGTAGTCGCCGTCGCCACGCTGCACCAAAACAAAGGCGGCTGGAAGCGCCACATCGGCCGCATCAGCTGCAGCGTGTTGCCCAAGTACCGCCAAAAAGGCATCGCCGGCAAACTCGTCCAGGAACTCGTGGACATCGCCCGCATGGCCGGCCTGCAAAAAGTGGAAGCCGAGTTCATCGACAAACAGGAAGGCGGCCAAAAAATGTTCGCCCTCCTCGGCTTCACCCACCTCGTTAAGCTCGAGGAATATGTGCAGGACATGCAAGCCATCAACCACGACTATGTGCTGATGGGGATGGACCTCAAGACCGACGAAGAATACGCCGGCATGGGCTGA